One part of the Thiomicrospira cyclica ALM1 genome encodes these proteins:
- a CDS encoding DUF389 domain-containing protein: MHPQQVLMIPGRLIRDNDMTPKANKEVFKAQGLARDEDAKLKANKPLPLFDQAHEEDYRHVFIELRQSALTTSPYVTLMILSTLLATFGLMANSTSVVIGAMILAPLMAPIVSLAMGLARSESSLTLSSSKTLLIGPVLALLSAMVASWAVGIHHVTHEIAGRLNPTLLDLRVALVPPLAVTGIGLGWVDWQVIYGSFLLFINNLFEIAAAAAITFWVMGYTSFARAKKGFGVSAVIVGLITIPLAFSFWQMGQQSRLINHIQGVELMMESVPVRLERVSVKWGSEPLVQLNVVSGQFLSDAGYDDLAEQLNALTGVSAQYRFSPELKR; encoded by the coding sequence GTGCATCCGCAGCAAGTATTGATGATACCGGGGCGGTTGATTCGTGATAACGATATGACCCCGAAAGCCAATAAAGAAGTGTTTAAGGCGCAAGGCTTGGCGCGTGATGAGGATGCTAAGCTAAAAGCAAATAAGCCGTTGCCCTTGTTTGACCAAGCGCACGAAGAAGACTACCGACATGTTTTTATCGAATTGCGGCAAAGTGCATTGACGACATCGCCCTATGTCACCTTGATGATTTTATCGACCTTGTTAGCCACCTTTGGTTTGATGGCTAATTCGACCTCGGTGGTGATTGGCGCGATGATTTTAGCGCCGCTAATGGCGCCAATTGTCTCTTTAGCCATGGGGTTGGCGCGGAGTGAGTCGAGTTTAACCCTGAGCTCGTCTAAAACCCTGTTGATTGGCCCAGTTTTAGCGCTATTAAGTGCGATGGTGGCGAGCTGGGCAGTGGGAATTCACCATGTTACCCATGAAATTGCTGGGCGCTTGAATCCAACCCTATTAGATTTGAGGGTGGCGTTGGTGCCGCCGTTAGCCGTGACTGGAATTGGCTTAGGCTGGGTGGATTGGCAGGTGATTTATGGCTCGTTTTTACTGTTTATTAACAACTTGTTTGAGATTGCAGCGGCGGCTGCGATTACGTTTTGGGTGATGGGTTACACAAGTTTTGCGCGCGCTAAAAAAGGTTTTGGCGTATCGGCGGTGATTGTGGGTTTGATTACCATTCCGCTGGCCTTTTCGTTTTGGCAAATGGGCCAGCAAAGTCGCTTAATTAATCATATTCAAGGCGTTGAGTTGATGATGGAGTCGGTACCGGTGCGATTGGAGCGGGTTAGTGTGAAATGGGGGAGTGAGCCCTTGGTGCAGTTGAATGTTGTCAGTGGTCAGTTTTTATCGGATGCCGGTTATGACGACCTTGCTGAGCAGTTAAATGCCTTGACCGGCGTGTCTGCCCAGTATCGGTTTAGCCCAGAGCTGAAACGTTAG
- a CDS encoding 5-(carboxyamino)imidazole ribonucleotide synthase has translation MSTISCHIGILGAGQLGRMLAMAGYPLGHKFGFYGLSHDEPASMLGHMHTPTQENTDDTSNLDDLVSFADVITFESENTSVELVKQISQITPVYPSATSLYYAQDRGREKALFNQLAIPCAPYALVNNLTDLEAAVNTIGLPAVLKTTTEGYDGKGQFVIKQPEQLYQAWLSIGERPAILEGFVNFKRELSIIAVRNANNEHVYYSLVENQHRDGILRLTLAPAQQIDPAIQQQAERYMQALLDKMGHVGVLTLELFETEAGLVANEMAPRVHNSGHWTMEGAQTSQFENHIRAISGLPLGSTAARQPFAAMVNIIGEHGDIQAALKLPNVHVHLYDKAERAGRKLGHINVLANSQAELNQTLEQLQAWLS, from the coding sequence ATGAGCACGATCAGCTGCCATATCGGAATCCTCGGCGCAGGCCAATTAGGCCGCATGCTGGCCATGGCTGGCTATCCGCTAGGGCATAAGTTTGGCTTTTATGGCCTCAGCCATGATGAGCCGGCGTCGATGCTGGGGCATATGCACACCCCTACGCAAGAAAACACCGATGACACCTCAAACCTCGACGATCTCGTCAGCTTCGCGGATGTGATCACCTTTGAAAGTGAAAACACCTCGGTCGAACTGGTCAAACAGATCAGCCAAATCACCCCAGTCTATCCCAGTGCGACATCACTATATTATGCGCAAGATCGTGGCCGCGAAAAGGCCTTGTTTAACCAACTCGCCATTCCCTGCGCACCCTATGCACTGGTCAATAACCTCACCGACCTAGAAGCGGCGGTTAACACCATTGGCTTGCCCGCGGTGCTCAAAACCACCACCGAGGGCTATGATGGCAAAGGCCAGTTTGTGATTAAACAACCGGAACAACTCTACCAGGCCTGGTTGTCGATTGGCGAGCGCCCAGCTATTTTAGAAGGCTTTGTTAACTTCAAACGCGAACTATCGATTATTGCGGTGCGCAATGCCAATAACGAACATGTCTATTATTCGCTGGTCGAAAACCAACACCGTGACGGCATTTTGCGTTTAACCCTCGCGCCTGCGCAACAGATTGACCCCGCGATTCAACAACAAGCCGAGCGTTATATGCAAGCGCTGCTGGACAAGATGGGTCATGTCGGTGTGCTGACGCTGGAACTCTTTGAAACCGAAGCAGGTTTGGTGGCGAATGAAATGGCGCCGCGGGTGCATAACTCCGGGCACTGGACGATGGAAGGCGCGCAAACCTCACAGTTTGAAAACCATATTCGCGCAATTAGCGGCTTGCCGCTCGGCTCGACTGCCGCACGTCAGCCTTTTGCGGCGATGGTCAATATTATCGGTGAACATGGCGATATCCAAGCCGCGCTTAAACTACCGAATGTACATGTGCATCTATATGACAAGGCCGAGCGTGCGGGTCGCAAACTCGGCCATATCAATGTATTAGCCAACAGCCAAGCTGAGCTCAACCAGACCCTCGAACAGCTCCAGGCCTGGTTGTCTTAA
- a CDS encoding 3-deoxy-D-manno-octulosonic acid transferase — protein sequence MTSTVNRPPKPASQQAWLGRFALSIYRALLYLALPLVAVAAWRRCRKVRHPQLIAKLSPKACWLARFGVTPAQLPTGGIWVHAVSVGETRSIFPLLEHLHQQHPDLPITLTSGSTQGAVQALQFCPVPIYHQMIPYDYPFAVNKFLKRLRPKLVLMVETEIWPNLYHACTQQQIPLMLINARLKAGSFEAYQRWAKPLMQQALQHPQLIGAQFDTDRERFIALGAPEQRVKTLGNLKFDIQVPDQIQQDAQLWRQQLAHPERFVWVAASTHSDEEALMIKAHQQLLKTHPDALLILVPRHADRFGEVAELLASYPQQLSWQKRSQNQDSPPDGSIYLADTMGELLLWFAVSNAAFIGGSMVNFGGHNILEPAALAKPVLSGTHYQNLTSLYDSFIADQGLQVCATPEALAQTLSQLADNPDQQTRWGQQALQALHNQTGSLAKHYHEIRRFLS from the coding sequence ATGACCTCAACCGTTAACCGGCCGCCTAAGCCTGCCAGTCAGCAGGCCTGGTTAGGCCGTTTTGCATTATCAATCTATCGTGCATTGCTCTATCTAGCCTTACCACTTGTTGCCGTGGCGGCTTGGCGGCGCTGTCGCAAAGTGCGGCATCCGCAACTCATTGCCAAACTCAGTCCGAAAGCCTGCTGGCTAGCGCGGTTTGGCGTTACCCCAGCACAGCTACCAACTGGCGGAATATGGGTTCACGCGGTATCGGTCGGTGAAACCCGGTCGATTTTTCCGTTGCTTGAACACCTGCATCAACAACATCCAGACTTACCCATCACCCTAACCAGTGGCTCTACCCAAGGTGCCGTCCAAGCGCTGCAATTCTGCCCAGTACCGATTTATCACCAAATGATTCCTTATGACTACCCTTTTGCCGTCAACAAGTTTCTTAAACGCTTGCGACCCAAATTGGTGTTGATGGTTGAAACAGAAATTTGGCCCAACCTCTACCACGCCTGCACCCAACAACAAATCCCTCTCATGTTAATCAATGCACGCCTAAAAGCGGGCTCTTTTGAGGCCTATCAACGCTGGGCAAAGCCTTTGATGCAACAGGCCTTGCAACATCCACAGCTGATTGGCGCTCAATTTGATACCGATCGCGAACGCTTTATTGCCCTTGGTGCGCCAGAGCAACGGGTAAAAACCCTGGGCAATTTAAAGTTTGATATTCAAGTCCCTGACCAGATTCAGCAGGACGCTCAGCTATGGCGCCAACAGCTAGCGCACCCCGAGCGCTTTGTTTGGGTTGCCGCCAGCACCCATTCCGATGAAGAAGCCTTAATGATTAAAGCGCATCAGCAACTGCTAAAAACCCATCCTGACGCGCTATTAATTTTAGTACCCCGCCACGCGGATCGATTTGGCGAAGTAGCCGAATTACTGGCATCTTATCCACAACAACTCAGCTGGCAAAAACGCAGTCAAAATCAAGACAGTCCTCCAGACGGTTCCATCTATCTCGCCGATACCATGGGCGAATTGTTACTCTGGTTTGCGGTTTCTAATGCGGCGTTTATTGGCGGTAGCATGGTGAACTTTGGCGGCCATAATATTCTCGAACCCGCCGCCTTAGCTAAACCGGTATTATCCGGCACCCATTACCAAAACCTCACCTCACTCTATGACAGCTTTATCGCCGACCAGGGTTTACAGGTTTGTGCCACACCCGAAGCACTTGCTCAAACCCTGAGCCAATTAGCCGATAATCCCGATCAACAAACACGCTGGGGTCAACAAGCCCTGCAAGCACTGCATAATCAAACCGGCTCACTGGCCAAACACTATCACGAAATACGCCGTTTTTTATCGTAA
- a CDS encoding type II secretion system protein, which yields MIKLTGIKLQRTNRTAKQRGISLIEMTVVLAIIGLLLLSLWPMLQQLQNRHQALHHERSLNLAQDHLLFHLRQQGFLPCPSVTPSSTEAREFDGRCQLQLGYVPSWQLGLPSDLAIWYAVPASTKHSQHQFNATSSASFWNNQPCYDQPQHHCFKMSTPTNPLDSQEGYRIQQGQNQMSQGQIIWLAYPAAKHCDLVDWSARQTCLITQNTITLPEKTNLSWRSLHPMQLLQAAGHLSLSHLAN from the coding sequence ATGATCAAATTGACTGGCATCAAACTGCAGCGAACTAACAGAACTGCAAAACAACGCGGTATCAGCTTAATCGAAATGACCGTGGTACTCGCTATCATCGGATTACTGCTACTGAGTTTATGGCCAATGCTGCAACAATTACAAAATCGCCATCAAGCCTTACACCATGAACGCAGTCTAAACCTGGCGCAAGACCACCTACTATTTCATTTGCGCCAGCAGGGATTTTTGCCCTGCCCCAGTGTTACCCCTAGCAGTACTGAGGCACGTGAGTTTGATGGCCGATGTCAACTTCAACTGGGCTATGTACCCTCATGGCAACTTGGTTTGCCCAGCGATCTGGCCATTTGGTATGCCGTGCCCGCAAGCACTAAACACAGCCAGCATCAATTCAACGCGACCAGCTCTGCGAGTTTTTGGAACAACCAGCCCTGCTACGACCAGCCACAGCATCACTGCTTCAAGATGTCAACGCCAACCAATCCGCTGGATAGCCAGGAGGGCTATCGAATTCAGCAAGGTCAAAATCAAATGAGCCAGGGACAAATTATTTGGCTGGCTTATCCCGCTGCTAAACACTGTGATCTTGTGGATTGGTCGGCGCGCCAGACCTGCTTAATTACCCAAAATACCATTACCCTGCCTGAAAAAACCAACCTAAGCTGGCGCAGTCTTCACCCCATGCAGTTACTTCAAGCGGCGGGGCATTTATCGCTTAGTCACCTAGCTAATTAA
- a CDS encoding KpsF/GutQ family sugar-phosphate isomerase produces the protein MSQPSHLTIAKQVFEIEAQAIENLILQLDEQFELSVDAILQSTGRVVICGMGKSGLIGKKIMATLASTGTPCFFMHPGEAFHGDLGMVSPEDVFIALSNSGETEEVIRLLPFLKDNGNIIIAMTGRPDSTLAKNSNHHLNIAVPKEACPLQLAPTSSTTATLVMGDALAIALMQARDFKPHDFARFHPGGSLGRKLLTKVKHEMRTGPLPIVAADANMKEVIHTISDGRLGLCIVGEAEGIITDGDLRRHLDQDAAALMTKKAADIMTPQPKTIEANAKLSQAEELMNQVKIASLLVTEADKLVGVIQIYDLNR, from the coding sequence ATGTCACAACCTAGTCACCTAACCATTGCTAAACAGGTTTTTGAAATTGAAGCGCAAGCCATCGAAAACCTTATTCTTCAGCTTGATGAACAATTTGAACTGAGTGTCGATGCGATTTTGCAATCCACCGGTCGCGTGGTTATTTGCGGCATGGGTAAATCGGGTTTGATTGGTAAAAAAATCATGGCAACCCTAGCCAGTACCGGTACGCCTTGTTTTTTCATGCACCCAGGTGAAGCCTTTCATGGTGACCTAGGCATGGTCTCGCCTGAAGATGTGTTTATTGCTTTATCCAATTCTGGTGAAACCGAAGAGGTGATTCGACTACTGCCTTTTCTAAAAGATAATGGCAACATCATTATTGCCATGACCGGGCGACCCGATTCGACCCTAGCTAAAAACTCTAATCACCATCTCAACATTGCGGTACCCAAAGAAGCTTGCCCTCTGCAATTAGCGCCGACCTCCTCCACAACAGCTACACTCGTTATGGGCGATGCATTAGCCATCGCACTCATGCAAGCTCGTGACTTCAAACCCCACGATTTCGCCCGATTCCATCCAGGTGGTAGTTTGGGTCGCAAGCTTCTCACCAAAGTGAAACATGAAATGCGTACCGGCCCACTGCCCATTGTTGCAGCTGATGCCAATATGAAAGAGGTTATTCACACTATAAGTGATGGCCGTCTGGGCTTATGTATTGTGGGTGAAGCAGAAGGCATTATTACCGATGGTGATTTAAGACGCCACCTTGATCAAGACGCCGCCGCGCTTATGACCAAAAAAGCGGCTGATATTATGACACCTCAGCCAAAAACTATTGAGGCCAATGCCAAGCTCTCCCAAGCAGAAGAACTGATGAATCAAGTGAAAATTGCATCACTCCTCGTCACGGAAGCAGACAAGTTGGTCGGCGTTATCCAAATTTATGACCTCAACCGTTAA
- the purE gene encoding 5-(carboxyamino)imidazole ribonucleotide mutase — MSVSEQPIVGVIMGSKSDWPTMQYAVDMLTQFNVPHEVKVVSAHRTPDLMFEYAQTAEARGLQVIIAGAGGAAHLPGMVAAKTLVPVLGVPVKSRALNGQDSLLSIVQMPGGIPVGTLAIGDAGAKNAGILAAQIVGNHNPAVRDAVRAWRQAQTDDVLANPDPQN, encoded by the coding sequence ATGTCAGTTTCAGAACAGCCGATTGTTGGGGTTATTATGGGGTCAAAAAGCGATTGGCCGACCATGCAATACGCCGTTGATATGCTGACCCAATTTAATGTGCCGCATGAGGTGAAAGTCGTGTCGGCACACCGCACTCCGGATTTGATGTTTGAATACGCGCAAACCGCTGAAGCACGCGGTTTACAAGTGATTATTGCCGGCGCAGGCGGCGCGGCGCACCTGCCGGGCATGGTGGCCGCCAAAACCCTGGTGCCCGTTTTAGGTGTACCAGTGAAGTCACGCGCTTTGAATGGTCAGGATTCTTTGCTCTCGATCGTGCAAATGCCGGGTGGCATTCCGGTGGGTACCTTGGCGATTGGCGATGCCGGTGCCAAAAACGCGGGAATTTTGGCGGCGCAAATCGTTGGCAATCACAATCCAGCCGTGCGTGACGCGGTGCGTGCTTGGCGTCAAGCGCAAACCGATGATGTGTTGGCGAATCCTGACCCGCAAAACTAA
- a CDS encoding L-lactate permease, with protein sequence MTFLQALTAAMPVLAVLLFLVILRMPASRAMSLSLVLVAGLAWWAWQVPGVQIVASVLEGWVISASILIIVFGAIVLLNTLKVSGAVEAIRNGFTQISPDRRVQTVIVGWLFVAFLEGASGFGTPAAIVAPLLLALGFPAMAAVVLALIADSGAVSYGAVGTPVIVGIGQGLSDPSYEDIMQIAVTASTIDLFVASFLPLIMVLILTRFFGENKSWREGLGAWKFALLGGFSYTLSALLVAKTFGPEFPAILGGLVGLVITVTAAKKRFLTPKDVWLFKADHSELSANVLHEQPPGLVKIEGCEKSPALSCLAVEPPKEHGLSLYQAWLPYVLIALILVLSRLDFLPFKAWLNGFSVEFNSILATEISAKLVPFYLPGALFILVALVTLALHKVPLKQAGLAWGRSAKVMLPTIIALGASVPMVRIFLNSGVNESELLSMPMELAALAAETFEGNWPLAAPFVGALGSFIAGSATFSNMMFAQFQESTALATGLPTHWILALQMLGANAGNMICVVNVVAAASVVNLVGKEGQIIRYTLMPMLFYVMSVGTLVWTGLFFGLIS encoded by the coding sequence ATGACATTTTTGCAGGCCTTAACGGCGGCAATGCCTGTTCTTGCGGTTTTACTTTTTCTAGTGATCTTGCGAATGCCAGCAAGTCGTGCGATGAGTTTGAGTTTGGTATTGGTTGCAGGCCTGGCATGGTGGGCATGGCAAGTGCCGGGGGTTCAAATTGTCGCCTCGGTTTTGGAAGGCTGGGTTATCTCTGCGTCGATTCTGATTATTGTGTTTGGCGCGATTGTACTGCTGAATACACTGAAAGTCAGCGGGGCGGTTGAAGCTATTCGCAATGGTTTTACGCAAATTTCGCCGGACCGCCGTGTGCAAACGGTCATTGTCGGTTGGTTGTTTGTCGCTTTTTTAGAAGGGGCGAGCGGGTTTGGCACTCCGGCGGCGATTGTCGCCCCCTTGTTGCTGGCGCTGGGTTTCCCCGCGATGGCGGCGGTGGTGTTGGCTTTGATTGCCGATAGTGGCGCGGTGTCTTATGGTGCGGTCGGTACGCCGGTGATTGTTGGCATCGGGCAGGGTTTGAGTGATCCGAGTTACGAAGACATTATGCAGATAGCGGTTACTGCCAGCACCATCGATCTGTTTGTCGCCAGTTTTTTACCGCTGATTATGGTGCTGATTTTAACGCGGTTTTTTGGCGAAAATAAAAGCTGGCGCGAAGGTTTGGGGGCATGGAAGTTCGCACTACTTGGTGGTTTTTCATATACCTTGTCGGCATTATTAGTAGCGAAAACCTTTGGTCCGGAATTTCCAGCAATCCTTGGCGGTTTAGTAGGCCTGGTAATTACCGTCACCGCGGCCAAAAAGAGGTTTTTAACCCCGAAGGATGTGTGGTTATTTAAAGCTGATCATTCGGAACTTTCTGCAAATGTCCTTCATGAGCAACCACCTGGCTTGGTGAAAATTGAAGGCTGTGAAAAGTCCCCCGCTTTATCTTGTCTAGCGGTCGAACCGCCTAAAGAGCATGGTTTATCGTTATACCAGGCCTGGTTGCCCTATGTGTTAATAGCATTGATATTGGTATTAAGTCGATTGGACTTTTTGCCGTTTAAAGCTTGGTTGAATGGATTTAGTGTTGAGTTTAATAGCATTCTCGCGACTGAGATATCTGCAAAATTAGTCCCATTTTATTTGCCCGGCGCATTGTTTATTTTGGTGGCGCTGGTGACCTTGGCTTTGCATAAAGTGCCGCTAAAACAAGCAGGTCTTGCGTGGGGGCGCTCGGCCAAAGTGATGTTGCCGACCATTATCGCGCTGGGCGCATCGGTGCCAATGGTACGGATTTTCTTAAATTCTGGCGTGAATGAATCGGAGTTGTTGTCGATGCCAATGGAATTGGCGGCGCTGGCGGCTGAGACGTTTGAGGGTAACTGGCCGCTTGCCGCGCCCTTTGTCGGTGCACTTGGTAGCTTTATCGCGGGATCGGCGACCTTTTCCAATATGATGTTTGCCCAATTTCAAGAATCCACCGCGCTCGCCACTGGCTTGCCGACCCACTGGATTTTAGCCTTGCAAATGCTCGGTGCGAATGCCGGTAATATGATTTGTGTAGTGAATGTGGTCGCTGCTGCTTCAGTGGTGAACTTGGTCGGTAAAGAGGGTCAAATTATCCGCTATACCTTGATGCCGATGCTGTTTTATGTGATGAGTGTTGGCACCTTGGTTTGGACCGGGTTGTTCTTTGGTTTAATTAGCTAG
- a CDS encoding acyloxyacyl hydrolase, which produces MKNRFLSHAKATLLLLPLTFAITLAPQAVKADEVGGALWRGATYATIAAVAYTNPFNADSFRFTTGAYPDHDAIQFEANLRYDLTETKHLFRAVTITPFLDVSYSAWQFSKDGLNLTNKGNVLGIAPGARIEWPTFLYVLDFIDVRAGVSILAPTQLENKDDTVRDFGGNFTFSEQFAMGGYFSEQKRWEWQVGIQHHSNHNIYEQNNGIEFYNITIGYNY; this is translated from the coding sequence ATGAAAAACCGTTTTTTATCACACGCGAAAGCGACGCTTTTACTCCTCCCATTAACTTTTGCCATTACCTTAGCGCCTCAAGCGGTTAAGGCCGATGAAGTAGGAGGTGCCTTATGGCGAGGAGCAACCTACGCAACCATTGCCGCAGTGGCTTACACAAACCCTTTCAACGCCGACTCTTTCCGCTTCACAACGGGCGCTTATCCCGACCATGATGCCATTCAATTTGAAGCCAACTTGCGCTACGATCTAACCGAAACCAAACACTTATTCCGAGCAGTGACCATAACCCCCTTTCTTGATGTGAGTTATTCAGCCTGGCAGTTTAGCAAAGATGGCCTCAATTTAACCAATAAAGGCAACGTTCTTGGCATAGCACCGGGCGCCCGCATTGAGTGGCCAACGTTTTTGTATGTGCTTGACTTTATCGATGTTCGCGCGGGTGTGAGTATTTTGGCCCCAACACAACTTGAAAACAAAGACGATACTGTTCGTGATTTCGGTGGTAACTTCACCTTCTCTGAACAGTTTGCGATGGGTGGCTATTTTTCTGAGCAAAAACGCTGGGAATGGCAGGTAGGTATCCAGCATCATTCAAATCACAATATATATGAACAAAACAATGGCATAGAGTTTTACAATATTACAATCGGTTATAATTATTAA
- the hldE gene encoding bifunctional D-glycero-beta-D-manno-heptose-7-phosphate kinase/D-glycero-beta-D-manno-heptose 1-phosphate adenylyltransferase HldE, whose protein sequence is MTENFSNAKVLVVGDVMLDQYWTGKAGRISPEAPVPVVKVSADEYRAGGAANVALNIATLGAQVHLLGIVGQDRSGEQLQQVLAEHHVAADWVYCQSGTICKLRVLSHHQQLIRMDFEQPVPTDSAQALAKLVAVKLAGFDLLVISDYAKGALVEVAQMIGAARALNIPVLVDPKGLDFERYRGATLIKPNQSEFELIVGACHDDQSLIAKAQDLVAQLDLQALLVTRSEHGMALISHQANPYLLSSEAQDVFDVTGAGDTVMATLATAMAAGLAWTKAVYLANAAASVVVRKVGTSSVSRAELDDYLQLRHRHQGYVSPSEADLIALIQAAQAQGERVVITNGCFDILHSGHVRYLNEAAKLGDRLIVAVNSDASVARLKGPARPVVPLASRMELLAALSCVDWVVPFEEDTPERLICALQPDVLVKGGDYSPEQIAGAKCVFARGGQVEVLSFWDGFSTSDIVTRIKGAEHG, encoded by the coding sequence ATGACTGAGAATTTTTCCAATGCCAAGGTGTTAGTCGTTGGCGATGTAATGTTAGATCAATATTGGACGGGTAAAGCCGGTCGAATTTCACCTGAGGCGCCGGTGCCGGTGGTGAAGGTGAGCGCTGATGAATACCGTGCCGGTGGTGCCGCTAACGTGGCTTTGAATATTGCTACCTTAGGTGCGCAGGTGCATTTGCTAGGGATTGTTGGCCAAGATCGCTCTGGTGAACAGTTGCAACAGGTGTTGGCAGAACATCATGTGGCCGCTGATTGGGTCTATTGCCAAAGTGGCACGATTTGCAAACTTCGCGTGCTGAGTCACCATCAACAACTGATTCGCATGGATTTTGAGCAACCTGTGCCGACCGATTCTGCGCAAGCTTTAGCCAAGTTGGTTGCTGTAAAACTCGCTGGATTCGACTTGTTGGTTATTTCCGATTATGCCAAGGGTGCCTTAGTTGAGGTGGCGCAGATGATTGGCGCCGCTCGTGCTTTAAACATTCCGGTTTTAGTTGATCCGAAAGGACTGGATTTTGAGCGCTATCGCGGTGCCACGCTGATTAAGCCCAATCAAAGTGAGTTTGAGTTAATTGTTGGAGCCTGCCACGATGATCAGTCCCTCATTGCAAAAGCGCAAGACTTAGTGGCGCAGTTGGATTTGCAAGCACTGTTAGTGACCCGTTCCGAGCATGGTATGGCGTTAATCAGTCATCAAGCGAATCCCTATTTATTATCGTCTGAAGCTCAAGACGTGTTTGATGTGACTGGTGCCGGTGATACGGTGATGGCAACGTTGGCTACTGCGATGGCAGCGGGACTAGCCTGGACTAAAGCGGTGTATTTAGCCAATGCTGCAGCGAGCGTTGTAGTGCGCAAAGTGGGTACTTCATCAGTAAGCCGCGCCGAACTCGATGATTATCTTCAGTTGCGTCATCGTCACCAGGGCTATGTGTCCCCTTCGGAAGCGGATTTAATCGCCTTAATTCAAGCGGCACAAGCGCAGGGCGAGCGTGTGGTTATTACCAATGGCTGTTTTGATATTTTGCATTCTGGTCATGTGCGCTACTTAAATGAAGCGGCGAAATTGGGTGATCGCCTAATTGTTGCGGTTAACAGCGATGCGTCAGTGGCACGTTTAAAGGGGCCAGCTCGTCCTGTTGTGCCGTTAGCCAGTCGCATGGAACTGTTAGCGGCACTCAGTTGTGTGGATTGGGTAGTACCTTTTGAAGAGGATACGCCGGAGCGACTGATCTGTGCCTTACAGCCGGATGTGTTAGTTAAAGGTGGCGATTATAGTCCGGAGCAGATTGCCGGCGCGAAGTGTGTATTTGCACGTGGTGGTCAAGTTGAGGTGTTATCCTTTTGGGACGGCTTTTCCACTAGCGATATCGTGACGCGAATTAAAGGGGCGGAACATGGTTGA
- a CDS encoding thioredoxin family protein, with protein MVSLTTPVCDFGQAAIDFELPGVDGQIWTLDKARGEQGLLIAFICNHCPYVKAIQDRLVRDCAELKALGINTIAIMSNDPNEYEEDSFENMQAVAEKWQFPFPYVLDETQAVAKAYGAVCTPDFFGYNADLQLQYRGRLDESRKQAADAHVRRDLFEAMKQVAQTGQGPLEQIPSMGCSIKWKA; from the coding sequence ATGGTGAGTTTAACAACCCCGGTGTGTGATTTTGGGCAAGCGGCGATTGATTTTGAATTGCCTGGCGTCGATGGTCAGATTTGGACGCTGGACAAAGCTCGTGGCGAGCAGGGCTTGCTAATTGCCTTCATCTGCAATCATTGCCCCTATGTGAAAGCGATTCAAGACCGTTTGGTGCGTGATTGTGCCGAACTAAAAGCTTTGGGCATTAACACGATTGCGATTATGTCAAACGACCCGAATGAATACGAAGAGGACTCGTTTGAGAATATGCAAGCGGTGGCCGAAAAATGGCAGTTTCCTTTTCCGTATGTGTTGGATGAAACCCAGGCGGTGGCCAAAGCCTATGGCGCGGTGTGCACACCGGATTTTTTCGGCTATAACGCCGATTTGCAACTGCAATATCGCGGACGCTTGGATGAATCGCGTAAGCAAGCGGCTGATGCCCATGTGCGTCGTGACTTGTTTGAAGCCATGAAGCAAGTCGCTCAAACCGGCCAAGGCCCGCTGGAACAAATCCCATCAATGGGCTGTTCGATTAAGTGGAAAGCTTAG